The Osmia bicornis bicornis chromosome 12, iOsmBic2.1, whole genome shotgun sequence genome includes a region encoding these proteins:
- the LOC114873187 gene encoding exosome complex component RRP40, producing the protein MEVTVGDIVMPGDAVKDIATINKKETIVLGPGLRREADTVFAYKAGILRKTQPAVYYVDSYQKRYIPNRGENVIGIVTQKGGDIFKVDIGASDQASLSYLAFEGATKKNRPDIQVGDIVFAKLLVASKDMEPELVCVDSHGKEKDLGVLSNEGMLFTCSLSLIRKILNHKSPLFKTLAQSQAFEVAAGMNGRVWVKARTVHETIAVANAILAAEYAAPNDIRKLCSEIEKTLLLTQSNNTD; encoded by the exons atggaagTTACCGTAGGAGATATAGTGATGCCTGGTGATGCTGTAAAAGATATTGCAACTATTAACAAAAAGGAAACAATTGTCTTAGGACCCGGTCTTCGTCGCGAAGCCGATACAGTGTTTGCATATAAAGCAGGGATACTGAGGAAAACGCAACCAGCTGTATATTATGTAGATAGTTATCAGAAACg TTACATACCAAATCGTGGAGAGAATGTAATTGGGATAGTAACACAGAAGGGAGGTGATATATTTAAAGTAGACATAGGAGCCAGCGATCAAGCATCACTCTCGTATCTTGCATTTGAAGGAGCTACTAAGAAGAACCGTCCTGATATTCAAGTTGGAGACATTGTGTTTGCAAAACTTTTGGTTGCTAGTAAAGATATGGAACCAGAGCTTGTATGCGTAGACTCTCATGGCAAAGAAAAGGACTTGGGTGTTTTGAGTAATGAGGGCATGCTCTTTACATGTTCCTTGAGTCTCATTCGAAAGATATTGAATCATAAATCTCCATTGTTCAAGACACTTGCACAAAGTCAAGCATTTGAAGTAGCAGCTGGTATGAATGGAAGGGTTTGGGTGAAAGCAAGGACTGTTCATGAAACAATAGCAGTGGCAAATGCTATTTTAGCAGCAGAATATGCTGCACCCAATGATATAAGAAAATTATGTTCAGAGATTGAGAAAACACTTCTTTTAACACAATCAAACAACActgattaa